GGCGCGAATCGCGTTGTTGAAGTACGCCGATGGCCAGAAGGTTTACGTTGTTGCTCCGTCGGGTTTGAAGGCGGGTGATACCGTTCAGAACGGACCGGATGCTGCTCCCACATTGGGCAACTGCTTGCCGCTGAAAAACATTCCGCTGGGCACCAGTATCTGTTGCATTGAGTTGCGTGCGGGTCGTGGGGCGACACTTTGTCGTTCGGCGGGGACGCAAGCGACCTTGATGGCTCGTGAGGCAGATTGGGCACAGATTTCGCTGCCAAGCGGTGAGATTCGCCGTATCCCCAGTGTATGTCGGGCGACAATCGGCCAGGTTGGTAATAGTGATCACATGAAGGTTCGGCTAGGCAAGGCCGGTCGATCTCGTTGGCTCGGTCGTCGACCGCATGTCCGCGGGACCGCGATGAATCCCTGCGATCACCCGCACGGTGGTGGTGAAGGTCGAACCAAGGGTGGTCGTCACCCGGTCAGCCCTCAGGGCAAGAATGCCAAGGGTGGTGCAACTCGACAGAAGCGTAAGCCAAGTAACAGTGCAATCGTCCGCCGTCGCAAGAGTCGACGTTACGGCCAGTTGAAATTACACAAGTAAGATACAAAACACGAAATTGATTTGATTTATGAGCCGCAGTAGCAAGAAAGGTCCGTTTGTCGACCCGAAGTTGTTCTTCAAGGTACAGAAGCAACTCGACGGCGCACGGAGCGAACCGATCAAGACATGGGCACGTTCCTGCACGATCGTTCCGGAATTCGTGAACATTACGTTCATGGTTCATGATGGACGCAAGCATGTGAAAGTGTTGGTGTCCGAAGACATGGTTGGTCACAAGCTTGGCGAGTTCGCACCGACCCGAACGTTTCGTGGTCACGGCGGCAAAGGCGGCAAGAAGTAGTCGTCCTGCGGCATGGCTCGTAGGAAATCCTGATTCGCTAAATAAGACAACGCCCCGTGAACAGCGTCGCGGGACCACTGAGAAAAGATATGGCCAATTTCACAGCACATTATCGCAACGCACGCATCAGCGCTCAAAAAGTGCGTCTGCTCGCCAATTTGGTTCGTGGGATGTACGCCGACGAGGCACTGGATACGCTGAAGTTTCAGCCGCAGCGTGGAGCTCGGATGCTAGAGAAGGTGATCAAGAGTGCGGTGGGCAATGCTCAGGATCCGGACCAGAACGATGGTCGCAGTCATCGAATTGAGGAGTTGGTTTTGACCGACGTCCGCATCGATGGTGGTCCGATGCTCAAGCGGATTCGTCCGCGTGCCCGTGGGACTGCGTTCATGATCAAGAAGCGAAGCAGCCACATCCACGTGGGATTGACCCCGATCGACGAGATATAGTGGGAGCGCAGCCAGCAGGCTGTTTCCTGACCGAACATCACCTAAGAAAGAAAACAGACGAGTCCTAAATTATGGGTCAAAAAGTTAACCCGATTGCGTTTCGAACTGGCGTCACTCGCGGCTGGACCAGCCGATGGTATGCATCGAAACAGGACTTTGCGGATTTGTTGCTGGAAGATCGCAAACTGCGAGATTTCATCAAGAATCATCCGAAGAAGACTCAGTACAAGAACGCTGGGATTGACCGGATCGAGATCGAGCGTACTCGCGACGAAGTTCGTGTGATGATGTTCGTTGCCCGCCCCGGTTTGATCATTGGCAAGAAGGGTCAGGAGATTGAAATCCTGCAAGCAGAACTTCAAAACCTGATTGGTCGTCGAATCAATTTGAAGGTGGAAGAGGTAGGACGCCCTGAGTTGATGGCTCAGTTAGTGGCCGAAGATATCGCACAACAATTGTCAAAGCGATCCAGTTTTCGTCGTACGATGAAGCGCTCGCTCGAGACAACGATGGACGCCGGAGCCAAGGGCATCAAGGTTCAATTGGCAGGGCGTTTGGGCGGAGCGGAAATGGCTCGCCGAGAAAAGCAAATTGCAGGATCCATTCCTTTGAGTACCCTGCAAGCAAAGATCGACTATGGAACAACTGAAGCGGTGACGCCACAGGGGCACATCGGGATTCAGGTGTGGATTAATCAAGGTACTTACGGAGACGAATCCGATGGCGCTGATGCCCAAGCGGGTCAAGCATCGAAAAAGCCAAAGAGGTCGCATAAAAGGTAGCGCGACGCGCGGCAACACCGTCGTCTTCGGTGACTATGGTATTCAATCCCTCGACGCGGGTTGGATCAAGGCCACGACGATTGAAGCCGGTCGTATCGCTGCTCAGCAATACGTCCGCGGTGAAGGAAAGCTCTACATTCGAATCTTCCCAGACAAATCGGTGACCAGCACTCCGCTGGAAACTCGGATGGGTAAGGGGAAGGGTGAGCCGGACTTCTGGGCCGCGGTCGTAAAGCCGGGGACGGTTTTGTACGAACTCGGTGGTGTGACAGAACAACAAGCCAAGGTTTGCTTTGCCCGGTTGGCAAGTAAGCTGCCGGTTAAGGTTCGTTTTGTTGAACGACGTACGGCTTAATTGCCTCAATAGCTAATTCAAAGCATACCCATGACAAAAATTAATGAACTTCGCGACATGAGCGATGAACAACTGCAGGCGACGATGAACGAAGCGGGTGAGACCCTGTTTCGACTTCGTTTTCAATCGCAGTCGGAACGACTCAATACGCCCAGTGAAATTCGAAAGAACCGCCGCTTGATCGCTCGGATCAAGACGCTGCAAACAGAACGCGCTGCGGCGATTCAGTAAGTCATCCCCCTTTCCCCGTCAACCAAGCGGGATCAAGAAGAACTATGCCAAAGCGTGTCGTATCCGGAGTCGTCACTAGTGACAAGATGAGCAAGACTCGTCGTGTTGAGATCAATCGTGTCGTCAAACATCCGAAGTATAAGAAGTATGTCCGCCGCCGTACGGTTTGCCACATGCACGACGAGAACAACGAGTCGGGCCAAGGCGATCTTGTAGAGTTGATTGAATCCGAACCCCTGAGCAAGTTGAAGCGTTGGCGACTGGTTCGTGTGCTGCAAAAGAGCACCGAAGTGGACGTGGCAGCCCTGCGTGCTGCTCGCAAAAGCGCGGAAGCCGAAGCTTTGGAAGCGGCTCATGCGGGTGAGGGATCCGAAGGCTAGACAGAACGCGTGATGGGCGTCAGTGCCTGTCGACCCAAAGCAGTAACAACACAACCGATAGAAACACAAAGGGCCTGCAAGCGGCCACGTAAACCATGATCCAACAAGAATCCCGACTCGAGGTTGCCGACAACACCGGTGCTCGAGAAGTCATGTGCATCAAAGTGCTTGGCGGCTCGCGTCGCCGATTCGCCAGCGTTGGTGACGTGATTGTGTGCAGCGTGAAAAGTGTGATTCCTGGCAGCGATGTCAAGAAGAAATCGATCGTTCGTGCGGTCATCGTTCGGACCAAGACTCCGACGCGACGGGCCGACGGCAGTTACATTCGGTTTGATTCCAACGCAGTGGTTTTGATCGACAAAGATCAAACGCCTCGAGGGACACGTATTTTCGGCGCTGTCGCTCGCGAACTTCGCGAACGCAACTTTATGAAGATTGTTTCGCTCGCCAATGAAGTGGTTTAGGTAAGGCTGGGCATTGCCGTTCGAGCCGAAATTCAAGTTAAATTAAATCAGAAAACAAGTACGAATCGACCATGTATTTTCGCATTGATGACGAAGTTCAAGTGATCGCCGGGGCCGATCGAGGCCATCGCGGCAAGATCTTGAAGATCGACCGTAAGAAGAACAAGCTAGTCGTCGAGGGTGCTGGTCGTGTGTGGAAGCACGTGCGAAAGAGCCAGAAGAACCCGCAAGGGGGGCGACTCAATAAAGAGATGCCTATCTCGGCGAGCAACGTCATGTTGGTCGATCCGACAACCGGAACACCCACCAAGGTGGGTGTTCGGTTCTTGGCAGATGGCAGCAAAGAGCGTTTTGCGAAGAAGAGCGGTGCGACGTTGGGCAAGATCGCCCCGGCTCGTGCTGCTCATGTGACGAAGAAGTAAGTAGTTCAGACTAACCACCGACCATCTATTAGACGCAGTAAGAGCCAACATGGCTGATACCAAAACACGAATGCAAGTCCGCTATGATGAGACCATACGCCAAGCGTTGGTCGAAAAGCATGGCTACAAGAATCCTCACCAGGTTCCGCGAGTCGAGAAGATCACGCTGAACATGGGCGTTGGCAGTGCGACGGGTGATAAGAAGATCCTGGATCTGGCCTACGACGCGATGACTCAGATTGCAGGTCAAAAGCCCGTGATCACCATCGCTCGAAAGTCGATCGCGGGTTTTCGCCTTCGCGAAGGGATGCCGATCGGTTGCATGGTGACCCTGCGACGACAACGGATGTTCGAGTTTCTTGACCGCTTGGTTTCGATCGTTCTTCCGCGAGTGCGTGACTTTCGTGGGATCAATCGCAACGCGTTTGACGGAAATGGGAATTACACACTCGGTTTGACTGAGCAGTTGGTGTTTCCTGAGTTGAACCCGGACAAGTTCACTCGCCCGCAAGGGATGAACATCACGATCGTCACGTCGGCGACCAATAATGACGAAGCTCGTGACCTGTTGGCGCTGTTCGGTATGCCTTTTAAGGCCGCACCGACGAAGAAGACGGACGCAGCTTAGGTCAGGTGCAACCCTGGCGAATTGAATACAACAACCTTTAAAGACCCCTGAATTAACCAACGGAACGTTTCCTCGTGGCAAGTAAATCAAAAATCGCGAAGGCCGGTCGAAAACCGAAGTTCAGCACGCGGCGGGAAAATCGCTGCAAGTTCTGCGGACGCCCGCGCTCGGTGTATCGAAAGTTTGGCTTGTGCAGAATCTGTTTTCGCGAGAATGCGAACATTGGGTTGATTCCCGGCGTTCGTAAGGCAAGTTGGTAATTGAGCCTGTTAGGGGAGAATACAAATTATGATGACTGACCCAATTGCCGACATGCTGACTCGAATCCGTAACGCGGTTCGTGTGGAAAAACCCTTCGTGGATGTTCCCAGCAGTCGGGTGAAGCGTGGTGTTGCAGACGTACTGAAGCGAGAAGGTTTCATTTGGGACTGGAAGGAAGTTGACGAGGAGAACCCTTCGTCAACGCTTCGACTGGAACTGAAGTACGGACCGAACGGCGAACGTGTGATCCAAACGATCAAGCGGATCAGCAAGCCGGGGCGTCGTTTGTACACACGCAGCAAAGAACTGCGTCCAGTGCTGGGGGGGCTAGGTATTAGCATCATCAGTTCAAGTAAGGGTGTGATCAGCGATCGCGAAGCCCGACGAGATAACGTCGGCGGCGAAGTGCTTTGCGAAGTTTCGTAAGCCGTGACCCCACCCAAAAACGTAAATATTTAAACAAGTCGTGTTAGACAAGTTGCAGGTCGAGAGATCTGTGGCGAACCAAAACGAAGTCAAACCATGAGTCGTATCGGAAAGAAACCGGTCCCCGTTGTTGACGGCGCGAAAGTGTCGGTCAGTGGGCGTGTGATCGACGTCGAAGGCCCCAAAGGCAAGTTAAGCTTCGAGCATCGCCCGGAAATTACGGTAGCGGTCAGCGAAGACGGTAACGAAGTGGTGGTCACTCGCGGCGATGACGAACGTACTTCGCGAGCCTTCCACGGTTTGACCCGTGCGATCATCAACAACATGGTCGAAGGGGTCACGAAGGGCTACGAGAAAAAGTTAGAGATCGTGGGCGTGGGTTATCTGGCTGCAATCAGTGGCGACACGTTGCAGTTACGGGTCGGCTATGCGAACGAGTTGCATCGAAAGATCCCAACGGGATTGACGGTGACCTGTCCGGACCAAACGCATGTGGTGATCCAAGGCTGCGATAAGCAAAGCGTTGGTCAATTTGCAGCGGAGATTCGAGCCCTGCGAAAACCGGAACCCTACAAGGGCAAGGGCGTTCGCTATCAAGGCGAACAGGTTAAGATCAAGGCTGGTAAGTCGGCAACCAAGTAAACCTTTAAGCGGGTGGTCTGACCCGGTTGAATCGGTAATCGAAAACAGTATTTGCATTTGACAAGCGAGTGGTTCAGGAAAGGGTCAGACCCCTTTCGGAATCGAACTCAAGCGAATAAGACGATGGATAAGAACAAGAAGCTTCTCAAGAAACG
This is a stretch of genomic DNA from Novipirellula artificiosorum. It encodes these proteins:
- the rplF gene encoding 50S ribosomal protein L6 → MSRIGKKPVPVVDGAKVSVSGRVIDVEGPKGKLSFEHRPEITVAVSEDGNEVVVTRGDDERTSRAFHGLTRAIINNMVEGVTKGYEKKLEIVGVGYLAAISGDTLQLRVGYANELHRKIPTGLTVTCPDQTHVVIQGCDKQSVGQFAAEIRALRKPEPYKGKGVRYQGEQVKIKAGKSATK
- the rplV gene encoding 50S ribosomal protein L22 codes for the protein MANFTAHYRNARISAQKVRLLANLVRGMYADEALDTLKFQPQRGARMLEKVIKSAVGNAQDPDQNDGRSHRIEELVLTDVRIDGGPMLKRIRPRARGTAFMIKKRSSHIHVGLTPIDEI
- the rpsH gene encoding 30S ribosomal protein S8; this encodes MMTDPIADMLTRIRNAVRVEKPFVDVPSSRVKRGVADVLKREGFIWDWKEVDEENPSSTLRLELKYGPNGERVIQTIKRISKPGRRLYTRSKELRPVLGGLGISIISSSKGVISDREARRDNVGGEVLCEVS
- the rplX gene encoding 50S ribosomal protein L24 encodes the protein MYFRIDDEVQVIAGADRGHRGKILKIDRKKNKLVVEGAGRVWKHVRKSQKNPQGGRLNKEMPISASNVMLVDPTTGTPTKVGVRFLADGSKERFAKKSGATLGKIAPARAAHVTKK
- the rpsQ gene encoding 30S ribosomal protein S17, which produces MPKRVVSGVVTSDKMSKTRRVEINRVVKHPKYKKYVRRRTVCHMHDENNESGQGDLVELIESEPLSKLKRWRLVRVLQKSTEVDVAALRAARKSAEAEALEAAHAGEGSEG
- the rpsS gene encoding 30S ribosomal protein S19, which gives rise to MSRSSKKGPFVDPKLFFKVQKQLDGARSEPIKTWARSCTIVPEFVNITFMVHDGRKHVKVLVSEDMVGHKLGEFAPTRTFRGHGGKGGKK
- the rplN gene encoding 50S ribosomal protein L14; translated protein: MIQQESRLEVADNTGAREVMCIKVLGGSRRRFASVGDVIVCSVKSVIPGSDVKKKSIVRAVIVRTKTPTRRADGSYIRFDSNAVVLIDKDQTPRGTRIFGAVARELRERNFMKIVSLANEVV
- the rplP gene encoding 50S ribosomal protein L16 produces the protein MALMPKRVKHRKSQRGRIKGSATRGNTVVFGDYGIQSLDAGWIKATTIEAGRIAAQQYVRGEGKLYIRIFPDKSVTSTPLETRMGKGKGEPDFWAAVVKPGTVLYELGGVTEQQAKVCFARLASKLPVKVRFVERRTA
- a CDS encoding type Z 30S ribosomal protein S14 translates to MASKSKIAKAGRKPKFSTRRENRCKFCGRPRSVYRKFGLCRICFRENANIGLIPGVRKASW
- the rpmC gene encoding 50S ribosomal protein L29; the protein is MTKINELRDMSDEQLQATMNEAGETLFRLRFQSQSERLNTPSEIRKNRRLIARIKTLQTERAAAIQ
- the rplB gene encoding 50S ribosomal protein L2, yielding MGIRVYKPTSAGRRNASVSDFAELTPGYVPEKSLLRPKQKTGGRNNQGKITARHRGGGHKQKYRVVDFRRAKDGVDAVVDSVQYDPNRSARIALLKYADGQKVYVVAPSGLKAGDTVQNGPDAAPTLGNCLPLKNIPLGTSICCIELRAGRGATLCRSAGTQATLMAREADWAQISLPSGEIRRIPSVCRATIGQVGNSDHMKVRLGKAGRSRWLGRRPHVRGTAMNPCDHPHGGGEGRTKGGRHPVSPQGKNAKGGATRQKRKPSNSAIVRRRKSRRYGQLKLHK
- the rplE gene encoding 50S ribosomal protein L5, coding for MADTKTRMQVRYDETIRQALVEKHGYKNPHQVPRVEKITLNMGVGSATGDKKILDLAYDAMTQIAGQKPVITIARKSIAGFRLREGMPIGCMVTLRRQRMFEFLDRLVSIVLPRVRDFRGINRNAFDGNGNYTLGLTEQLVFPELNPDKFTRPQGMNITIVTSATNNDEARDLLALFGMPFKAAPTKKTDAA
- the rpsC gene encoding 30S ribosomal protein S3 — translated: MGQKVNPIAFRTGVTRGWTSRWYASKQDFADLLLEDRKLRDFIKNHPKKTQYKNAGIDRIEIERTRDEVRVMMFVARPGLIIGKKGQEIEILQAELQNLIGRRINLKVEEVGRPELMAQLVAEDIAQQLSKRSSFRRTMKRSLETTMDAGAKGIKVQLAGRLGGAEMARREKQIAGSIPLSTLQAKIDYGTTEAVTPQGHIGIQVWINQGTYGDESDGADAQAGQASKKPKRSHKR